A genomic region of Mitsuaria sp. 7 contains the following coding sequences:
- a CDS encoding ABC transporter ATP-binding protein codes for MSNLILETRKLTKEFKGFTAVDSVDLQVQRGHIHALIGPNGAGKTTCFNLLTKFLTPTRGQIFFNGIDITGEKPAQIARRGVIRSFQISAVFPHLTVLENVRIGLQRFTGTSYHFWKGLGGLSKLDGRALELLELVDLRDMASLRAADLPYGRKRALEIATTMAMEPELMLLDEPTQGMGHEDVDRVTALIKRVAEGRTVLMVEHNMKVISSIADRITVLARGAVLAEGDYATVSRHPKVLEAYMGSEATELQGAH; via the coding sequence ATGAGCAACCTCATCCTGGAGACACGCAAACTGACCAAGGAGTTCAAAGGCTTCACCGCCGTGGACTCGGTCGACCTGCAAGTGCAGCGTGGGCATATCCACGCGCTGATCGGTCCGAACGGCGCCGGCAAGACCACCTGCTTCAACCTGCTCACCAAGTTCCTGACGCCCACCCGCGGCCAGATCTTCTTCAACGGCATCGACATCACCGGCGAGAAGCCCGCGCAGATCGCGCGCCGCGGCGTGATCCGCTCGTTCCAGATCAGCGCGGTGTTCCCGCACCTGACGGTGCTGGAGAACGTCCGCATCGGCCTGCAGCGCTTCACCGGGACGAGCTACCACTTCTGGAAGGGCCTCGGCGGTCTGTCCAAGCTGGACGGCCGCGCGCTGGAGCTGCTGGAACTCGTCGACCTGCGCGACATGGCCTCGCTGCGCGCCGCCGACCTGCCCTACGGCCGCAAGCGCGCGCTGGAGATCGCCACGACGATGGCGATGGAACCTGAACTGATGCTGCTGGACGAACCGACCCAGGGCATGGGCCACGAGGACGTGGACCGCGTCACCGCGCTGATCAAGCGCGTCGCCGAAGGACGCACCGTGCTGATGGTGGAACACAACATGAAGGTGATCAGCAGCATCGCCGACCGCATCACCGTGCTGGCCCGCGGCGCCGTGCTGGCCGAGGGCGACTACGCGACCGTGTCCCGCCATCCGAAGGTGCTGGAGGCCTACATGGGCTCCGAGGCCACCGAGCTGCAAGGGGCGCATTGA
- a CDS encoding ABC transporter ATP-binding protein yields the protein MAYALEIKGLQAWYGESHILHGIDLAIPQGQVLTLLGRNGAGRTTTLRAIMGLTDRRSGSIKVHGQESVTLPTHRIARLGLGYCPEERGIFASLSTEENLRLPPVFKSGRGKVMSEDEIYAMFPNLSERRHSPGTRLSGGEQQMLAVARILRTGADILLLDEISEGLAPVIVQALARMITALKAQGFTIVMVEQNFRFAAPLADHFVVMEHGQVVESFAAAQLDSKRALLDELLSV from the coding sequence ATGGCCTACGCGCTCGAGATCAAGGGACTGCAGGCCTGGTACGGCGAGAGCCACATCCTGCACGGCATCGACCTGGCGATCCCGCAGGGTCAGGTCTTGACGCTGCTGGGCCGCAACGGCGCCGGCCGCACGACGACGCTGCGCGCCATCATGGGCCTGACCGACCGCCGCAGCGGTTCGATCAAGGTCCACGGCCAGGAGAGCGTCACGCTGCCCACGCACCGCATCGCGCGACTCGGCCTGGGTTACTGCCCGGAGGAGCGCGGCATCTTCGCGTCGCTCAGCACGGAGGAGAACCTGCGCCTGCCGCCGGTGTTCAAGAGCGGTCGCGGCAAGGTCATGTCGGAGGACGAGATCTACGCGATGTTCCCCAACCTCTCCGAGCGCCGCCACAGCCCGGGCACGCGGCTGTCCGGCGGCGAGCAGCAGATGCTGGCCGTGGCCCGCATCCTGCGCACCGGCGCGGACATCCTGCTGCTGGACGAGATCTCCGAGGGCCTGGCCCCGGTCATCGTCCAGGCGCTGGCCCGCATGATCACCGCGCTGAAGGCGCAGGGCTTCACCATCGTGATGGTGGAGCAGAACTTCCGGTTCGCCGCGCCGCTGGCGGACCACTTCGTCGTGATGGAACACGGCCAGGTGGTCGAGTCCTTCGCCGCCGCGCAGCTGGACAGCAAGCGCGCGCTGCTCGACGAGCTGCTGAGCGTGTGA
- a CDS encoding ABC transporter substrate-binding protein — translation MKTTLKTVALASVLACGSLGAQAQISGDTIKIGIITDMSSVYADIDGAGGVEAIRMAIADAKGQVAGKKIELVFADHQNKADVAASKAREWFDTQGLDLLIGGTNSGTSLAMAKVAAEKKKPFISIGAGTSRLTNEECTPYTIHYAYDTVALANGTGAAVTKSGGKTWYFLTADYAFGTSLQADTSAVVAKSGGQVLGAVKHPLNASDFSSFLLQAQSSKAQILGLANAGGDTINAVKAANEFGITKTMKLAGLLMFINDVHSLGLKTTEGMYLTDSWYWNQSPESRAWARRFFEKMKRMPSSLQAADYSAVSHYLKAVEAIKSDDGDKVVAQMKATPINDFYTKGTIRKEDGRGVHDMFLLQVKSQKESTEPWDYFKVVTRIAGDDAFTKLADSKCPLVKK, via the coding sequence ATGAAGACCACCCTCAAAACCGTTGCCCTGGCCTCGGTGCTGGCCTGCGGCAGCCTCGGCGCGCAGGCGCAGATTTCCGGCGACACGATCAAGATCGGCATCATCACGGACATGTCGAGCGTCTACGCCGACATCGACGGCGCCGGCGGCGTGGAGGCCATCCGCATGGCCATCGCCGACGCGAAGGGCCAGGTCGCGGGCAAGAAGATCGAGCTGGTCTTCGCCGACCACCAGAACAAGGCCGACGTCGCCGCCTCCAAGGCGCGCGAGTGGTTCGACACGCAAGGCCTGGACCTGCTGATAGGCGGCACCAACTCCGGCACCAGCCTGGCGATGGCCAAGGTCGCGGCGGAGAAGAAGAAGCCCTTCATCTCCATCGGCGCCGGCACCTCGCGCCTGACCAACGAGGAGTGCACGCCCTACACCATCCACTACGCCTACGACACGGTGGCCCTGGCCAACGGCACCGGCGCGGCGGTGACCAAGTCGGGCGGCAAGACCTGGTACTTCCTGACGGCGGACTACGCTTTCGGCACCTCGCTGCAGGCCGACACCTCGGCGGTGGTGGCCAAGTCCGGCGGCCAGGTGCTGGGCGCGGTGAAGCACCCGCTGAACGCGAGCGACTTCTCCTCCTTCCTGCTGCAGGCGCAGAGCTCCAAGGCGCAGATCCTGGGCCTGGCCAACGCGGGCGGCGACACCATCAACGCGGTGAAGGCGGCCAACGAGTTCGGCATCACCAAGACGATGAAGCTGGCCGGCCTGCTGATGTTCATCAACGACGTGCACTCGCTGGGACTGAAGACCACCGAAGGCATGTACCTGACCGACAGCTGGTACTGGAACCAGAGCCCCGAGTCGCGCGCCTGGGCGCGCCGCTTCTTCGAGAAGATGAAGCGCATGCCCTCGTCGCTGCAGGCGGCGGACTACTCGGCGGTGTCGCACTACCTGAAGGCGGTCGAGGCGATCAAGTCCGACGACGGCGACAAGGTCGTGGCGCAGATGAAGGCCACGCCGATCAACGACTTCTATACGAAGGGCACGATCCGCAAGGAAGACGGCCGCGGCGTGCACGACATGTTCCTGCTGCAGGTGAAGTCGCAGAAGGAGTCCACCGAGCCGTGGGACTACTTCAAGGTCGTGACCCGCATCGCGGGCGACGACGCGTTCACCAAGCTGGCCGACTCGAAGTGCCCGCTGGTCAAGAAGTGA
- a CDS encoding branched-chain amino acid ABC transporter permease, translated as MTDFFGVPLPALLGQLLLGLVNGSFYAMLSLGLAVIFGMLNIINFAHGALYMMGAFLAWLGLEYFGINYWAMLLIAPLIVGVFGLVIERLLLQWLYKLDHLYGLLLTFGLTLVIEGVFRSFFGVGGQPYSAPEALSGATNLGFMILPNYRAWVVVASLVVCLGVWVLIEKTSLGATLRAGTENPKLVQAFGVNVPRLVTLTYAGGVALAGFAGVLAAPILQVNSLMGSNLIIVVFAVVVIGGMGSILGSILTGLGLGVVEGLTKVFYPEASNTVVFVVMALVLLVRPAGLFGKEK; from the coding sequence ATGACCGATTTCTTTGGCGTCCCGTTGCCGGCGCTGCTCGGCCAGCTCCTGCTGGGGCTGGTGAACGGATCCTTCTACGCGATGCTGTCGCTCGGGCTTGCGGTGATCTTCGGCATGCTGAACATCATCAACTTCGCCCACGGCGCGCTCTACATGATGGGCGCGTTCCTGGCGTGGTTGGGGTTGGAATACTTCGGCATCAACTACTGGGCGATGCTGCTGATCGCGCCGCTGATCGTGGGCGTGTTCGGGCTGGTGATCGAGCGGCTGCTGCTGCAGTGGCTCTACAAGCTCGACCACCTCTACGGCCTGCTGCTGACCTTCGGGCTGACGCTGGTGATCGAGGGGGTGTTCCGCTCCTTCTTCGGCGTCGGCGGGCAGCCGTACTCGGCGCCGGAGGCGCTGTCGGGCGCGACCAACCTGGGCTTCATGATCCTGCCGAACTACCGGGCGTGGGTGGTGGTGGCCTCGCTGGTGGTGTGCCTGGGCGTGTGGGTGCTGATCGAGAAGACCTCGCTGGGTGCGACGCTGCGCGCCGGCACCGAGAACCCGAAGCTGGTGCAGGCCTTCGGCGTCAACGTGCCGCGGCTGGTCACGCTGACCTACGCGGGCGGCGTGGCGCTGGCGGGCTTCGCCGGGGTGCTGGCCGCACCCATCCTGCAGGTCAATTCGCTGATGGGCTCCAACCTGATCATCGTGGTCTTCGCGGTGGTGGTGATCGGGGGGATGGGTTCCATCCTCGGATCGATCCTGACCGGCCTGGGGCTGGGCGTCGTCGAGGGCCTGACCAAGGTCTTCTATCCGGAGGCGTCCAACACGGTGGTGTTCGTCGTCATGGCCCTGGTCCTGCTGGTGCGTCCCGCCGGCCTGTTCGGCAAAGAGAAATGA
- a CDS encoding branched-chain amino acid ABC transporter permease — protein sequence MNKKPLGYGALFLAIALLPFLGVYPIFAMKVMCYALFACAFNLLIGFTGLLSFGHAAFLGAAAYGAGHAMKVWGFPPLVGIAFGTLMAAVAGLVFGLLAIRRSGIYFSMITLALAQMLFFYFLQAPFTGGEDGLQSVPRGSLLGINLESDSALYYLVLAIFVFGFWLIYRTVHSPFGQVLTSIRENEARATSLGYDAARFKLMAFVLSAALAGLAGATKTLVLGFATLTDAIWTTSGLVILMTLVGGMGTMVGPIVGALVIIALENKIGDLGQWLANLTGIQWFTGLGESVSLVTGLIFIVCVLAFRRGLVGEAGALWERLRKTENAR from the coding sequence ATGAACAAGAAACCGCTGGGCTACGGGGCCCTGTTCCTCGCCATCGCGCTGCTGCCCTTCCTGGGCGTGTATCCGATCTTCGCGATGAAGGTGATGTGCTACGCGCTGTTCGCGTGCGCCTTCAATCTGCTGATCGGCTTCACGGGGCTGCTGAGCTTCGGCCACGCCGCCTTCCTGGGCGCGGCGGCCTACGGGGCCGGGCACGCGATGAAGGTCTGGGGTTTCCCGCCGCTGGTGGGCATCGCGTTCGGCACGCTGATGGCGGCGGTCGCGGGACTGGTGTTCGGGCTGCTGGCGATCCGGCGCTCGGGGATCTACTTCTCGATGATCACGCTGGCGCTGGCGCAGATGCTGTTCTTCTACTTCCTGCAGGCGCCGTTCACCGGCGGCGAGGACGGCCTGCAGTCGGTGCCGCGCGGCAGCCTGCTGGGCATCAACCTGGAGAGCGACAGCGCGCTGTACTACCTGGTGCTGGCGATCTTCGTCTTCGGCTTCTGGCTGATCTACCGGACGGTGCACTCGCCGTTCGGGCAGGTGCTGACGTCCATCCGCGAGAACGAGGCGCGCGCGACCTCGCTGGGCTACGACGCGGCGCGCTTCAAGCTGATGGCCTTCGTGCTGTCGGCCGCGCTGGCCGGGCTCGCCGGCGCGACCAAGACGCTGGTGCTGGGCTTCGCGACGCTGACCGATGCGATCTGGACCACGTCCGGGCTGGTGATCCTGATGACGCTCGTGGGCGGCATGGGGACGATGGTGGGACCGATCGTCGGGGCGCTGGTGATCATCGCCCTGGAGAACAAGATCGGCGACCTCGGCCAATGGCTGGCCAACCTGACCGGGATCCAGTGGTTCACCGGGCTGGGCGAATCGGTCAGCCTGGTCACCGGGCTGATCTTCATCGTGTGCGTGCTGGCATTCCGGCGCGGGCTGGTGGGCGAAGCGGGCGCGCTGTGGGAGCGGCTGCGCAAGACGGAGAATGCTCGTTAA
- a CDS encoding helix-turn-helix domain-containing protein, giving the protein MKVDQASVLPAHLQTESAQLGERLARLRVARQIKQADAAIRAGLSRNTAYRIERGDPGLAIGQILRYLDAIAPGLTLTHLLTESDPALFQQQQEEQRQRVRGLTQAEMQELDF; this is encoded by the coding sequence ATGAAAGTCGACCAGGCTTCCGTGCTCCCCGCACACTTGCAGACCGAGAGCGCCCAGTTGGGTGAGCGCCTCGCCCGGTTGCGGGTGGCCCGGCAGATCAAGCAGGCTGACGCAGCCATCCGGGCGGGACTGTCTCGCAATACCGCCTACCGGATCGAACGAGGTGACCCCGGCCTCGCCATCGGCCAGATCCTGCGTTATCTAGACGCGATCGCCCCGGGGCTGACGCTCACGCATCTCCTGACCGAAAGCGATCCGGCGCTTTTCCAGCAACAGCAGGAAGAGCAGCGCCAGCGTGTACGCGGGCTGACGCAGGCGGAAATGCAGGAACTGGATTTCTGA
- a CDS encoding type II toxin-antitoxin system HipA family toxin: MAAKETKLTVFAHLGSAWAPCGQLQLNEQDQELQGSTLAYGLNYLRRSDAIEIDPVSLGLLDRERVRGQRLRPINNLPFFGGIRDAAPDAWGRRVIEAKLRVPANSLPESQYLIHAGSERVGALDVRTGLADGPSPGVSSWHTLQHLMEAAERIEEGAPVPAHLDAIFMNGASLGGARPKASVRDDDGVLWLAKFASRQDRMDIPAIECAALRLAAEATLSVPPVKTLTIGDRHVMLIRRFDRYWSSDQLPAVEDDPTLLEATPADGLAERRLAFNSGLTWLGCDESESRTKAYADLAAAIRRYAHPDTVRAGNTELFKRMVFNILVSNDDDHLRNHGFLWDPRLQGWRLSPLYDVMPRPSLASERFLHLGIGPSGRLATLDNALAAHGGFTLSERDAALAIDEVWRVVRQWRMYFEQFGVGAQEMDRIAPAFRHIDDISTAELRRKLG; encoded by the coding sequence ATGGCGGCCAAGGAAACCAAGCTCACCGTCTTCGCGCATCTGGGATCTGCCTGGGCACCCTGCGGCCAGCTCCAGCTGAACGAGCAGGATCAGGAACTCCAGGGTTCGACGCTGGCCTATGGGTTGAACTACCTGCGACGGTCTGACGCCATCGAAATCGATCCGGTGAGCCTGGGTCTGCTCGATCGTGAACGGGTCCGTGGTCAACGGTTGCGCCCGATCAACAACCTCCCCTTCTTCGGCGGCATCCGCGACGCGGCGCCAGACGCGTGGGGACGCCGAGTCATCGAAGCCAAGCTGCGCGTGCCAGCCAACAGCCTGCCGGAATCCCAATACCTGATCCACGCCGGCAGTGAACGCGTCGGCGCGCTCGATGTGCGGACGGGGCTGGCCGACGGCCCGAGTCCGGGTGTCAGTTCCTGGCACACGCTGCAGCACCTGATGGAAGCCGCGGAGCGCATCGAAGAGGGTGCGCCCGTCCCCGCACATCTGGATGCCATCTTCATGAACGGTGCGTCATTGGGAGGTGCGCGCCCGAAAGCCTCAGTCCGGGACGACGACGGCGTGCTGTGGCTGGCGAAATTCGCCAGCCGCCAGGACCGCATGGACATTCCCGCCATCGAATGCGCCGCGCTGCGCCTGGCGGCCGAGGCCACGCTGTCCGTGCCGCCCGTCAAGACGCTGACCATCGGCGACCGTCACGTCATGCTGATCCGACGTTTCGATCGCTATTGGTCCTCCGATCAACTGCCCGCCGTCGAGGACGATCCCACCCTGCTCGAGGCAACGCCGGCCGACGGCCTGGCGGAACGACGACTGGCGTTCAACAGCGGCCTGACCTGGCTGGGGTGCGACGAGAGCGAGTCGCGGACCAAGGCGTACGCGGACCTCGCTGCGGCGATCCGCCGCTACGCGCATCCCGATACGGTCCGCGCCGGCAACACCGAGCTCTTCAAGCGCATGGTGTTCAACATCCTGGTCAGCAACGACGACGACCATCTGCGCAATCACGGCTTTCTGTGGGATCCACGACTGCAGGGCTGGCGACTCAGCCCGCTCTACGACGTGATGCCTCGACCCAGCCTGGCAAGCGAACGATTCCTCCATCTGGGCATCGGGCCGTCAGGTCGATTGGCCACGCTCGACAACGCGCTGGCGGCGCACGGCGGATTCACGCTTTCCGAGCGCGATGCGGCACTCGCCATCGACGAGGTCTGGCGCGTCGTCCGCCAATGGCGCATGTACTTCGAGCAGTTCGGCGTCGGCGCACAGGAGATGGATCGGATCGCCCCCGCGTTCCGCCACATCGACGACATCTCGACGGCGGAGCTGCGGCGCAAGCTTGGCTGA
- the ubiA gene encoding 4-hydroxybenzoate octaprenyltransferase, protein MTSAAPAPAAPSRLSLYLNLIRWDRPAGTYLLLWPTLAALWMAADGWPGWHLLLVFTIGTFLMRSAGCAVNDVADRDFDKHVKRTAQRPVTSGLISVKQALVLGAVLALVAFALVLTTNPPTILLSFAALAVTILYPFTKRWVSMPQAVLGVAFSFGIPMAFSAALGGREWSLQAIPASVPMAAWGLLVANLFWVLAYDTEYAMVDRDDDIRIGIKTSALTLGRFDVIGVMAFYVAFLALWAALGLRLGMGHWFLAGLAVAAAQVVWHYTLIKDRSRDGCFKAFRENHWVGFAIFAGTVVDLTLR, encoded by the coding sequence ATGACTTCCGCAGCCCCCGCTCCCGCCGCGCCGTCGCGTCTGTCGCTGTACCTGAACCTGATCCGCTGGGACCGCCCGGCCGGCACCTACCTGCTGCTGTGGCCGACGCTGGCCGCGCTGTGGATGGCCGCCGACGGCTGGCCGGGCTGGCACCTGCTGCTGGTCTTCACCATCGGCACCTTCCTGATGCGCAGCGCGGGCTGCGCCGTCAACGACGTCGCCGACCGCGACTTCGACAAGCACGTCAAACGCACCGCCCAGCGGCCGGTGACCTCGGGGCTGATCTCCGTGAAGCAGGCGCTCGTGCTCGGCGCGGTGCTCGCGCTGGTCGCCTTCGCGCTCGTGCTGACGACCAATCCGCCGACCATCCTGCTGTCCTTCGCCGCGCTGGCGGTGACCATCCTCTATCCGTTCACCAAGCGCTGGGTCTCGATGCCGCAGGCCGTGCTCGGCGTGGCGTTCTCGTTCGGGATCCCGATGGCGTTCTCGGCGGCGCTAGGCGGGCGGGAGTGGAGCCTGCAGGCGATCCCGGCCTCGGTCCCGATGGCCGCATGGGGACTGCTGGTCGCCAACCTGTTCTGGGTGCTGGCCTACGACACCGAGTACGCGATGGTCGACCGCGACGACGACATCCGCATCGGCATCAAGACCTCGGCGCTGACGCTGGGGCGCTTCGACGTCATCGGCGTGATGGCGTTCTACGTCGCGTTCCTCGCGCTGTGGGCCGCGCTGGGGCTGCGGCTGGGCATGGGGCACTGGTTCCTGGCCGGGCTCGCGGTCGCGGCGGCCCAGGTGGTCTGGCACTACACGCTGATCAAGGACCGCAGCCGCGACGGCTGCTTCAAGGCCTTCCGCGAGAACCACTGGGTCGGCTTCGCGATCTTCGCGGGCACCGTGGTGGATCTGACGCTGCGCTGA
- a CDS encoding DUF4337 domain-containing protein, protein MDIDPDELIETARQANGRAEAPTSQSRLNVAVALTVALLATFMGICKIKDDNIGQGMQQAQADKIDHWSFYQARNAREEVAKAALTQLKLQAIGAPASAAGGYREAIAHYEALAADQAAKKDELRKQAEADQQRYDALNYRDDQFDLSDALLAIAIAMLAVTALTQLWWLYAAAMVPTVFGVLMGFAGLGGWPLHPDVIVQWLS, encoded by the coding sequence ATGGACATCGACCCCGACGAACTGATTGAGACCGCCCGTCAAGCCAACGGGCGGGCTGAAGCGCCGACGTCGCAGTCCCGGCTCAACGTGGCGGTCGCGCTGACCGTCGCGCTGCTGGCGACCTTCATGGGCATCTGCAAGATCAAGGACGACAACATCGGCCAGGGCATGCAGCAGGCGCAGGCCGACAAGATCGATCACTGGTCCTTCTACCAGGCGCGCAACGCGCGGGAGGAAGTCGCCAAGGCCGCTCTGACGCAGCTGAAGCTGCAGGCGATCGGCGCGCCGGCGTCGGCGGCCGGCGGCTACCGCGAGGCGATCGCGCACTACGAGGCGCTCGCCGCGGACCAGGCCGCCAAGAAGGACGAGCTCCGCAAGCAGGCCGAAGCCGACCAGCAGCGCTACGACGCGCTCAACTACCGGGACGACCAGTTCGACCTGTCCGATGCGTTGCTGGCGATCGCGATCGCCATGCTGGCGGTGACCGCGCTGACGCAGCTGTGGTGGCTGTACGCGGCGGCGATGGTGCCGACGGTCTTCGGCGTGCTGATGGGGTTCGCGGGACTGGGCGGCTGGCCGCTGCACCCGGACGTGATCGTGCAGTGGCTGTCGTAG
- a CDS encoding HPP family protein: MNRFRHWLQAFRPAPMRVDARERLRVVAGAIAGLLLTGVLTEWLSRHAPGVPWLIAPLGASAVLVFGVPASPLAQPWAVVMGNTASALVGIVCVHLFGGAAELAAAIAVGGAIGLMFLLRCLHPPGGAAALLMVLSGVHDWRFVLDPVLLNSVLMVLAGMAYNGVTGRKYPHPQTAVPVAAASGTTGDAGGTVGESPAFSGIDLDTVLAHYNQVLDIPRDDLQAIVDEAGLLAARRRMTTLRCADVMSRDVKTVEWGTPLQEAWSLLRTHHIKALPVVDRARRVVGIVTLADFMRGASLDVHEDWAARLRHLIRSTPATHSDKAEVVGQIMSRQVRVASADRPLADLVPLFAATGHHHIPIVGEEARLVGILTQSDLVSALARVDRL, translated from the coding sequence ATGAATCGATTCCGCCACTGGCTGCAGGCGTTCCGACCGGCGCCGATGCGCGTCGACGCGCGCGAGCGGCTGCGGGTGGTGGCCGGCGCGATCGCCGGCCTGCTGCTGACCGGCGTGCTGACCGAATGGCTGTCGCGCCATGCCCCGGGCGTGCCGTGGCTCATCGCGCCGCTGGGCGCGAGTGCGGTGCTCGTGTTCGGCGTTCCCGCCAGTCCGTTGGCCCAGCCGTGGGCCGTGGTGATGGGCAACACGGCGTCGGCCCTGGTGGGCATCGTCTGCGTGCACCTGTTCGGCGGCGCGGCGGAACTGGCCGCCGCGATCGCCGTCGGCGGCGCGATCGGGCTGATGTTCCTGCTGCGCTGTCTGCATCCGCCCGGTGGCGCGGCGGCGCTGCTGATGGTGCTCAGCGGCGTGCACGACTGGCGCTTCGTGCTCGATCCGGTGCTGCTGAATTCGGTGCTGATGGTCCTCGCCGGCATGGCCTACAACGGCGTCACCGGACGCAAGTATCCGCACCCGCAGACCGCCGTTCCCGTTGCGGCGGCAAGCGGCACCACCGGCGATGCCGGCGGGACGGTGGGCGAGTCGCCTGCGTTCAGCGGCATCGACCTGGATACCGTCCTGGCGCATTACAACCAGGTGCTGGACATTCCCCGGGACGATCTGCAGGCCATCGTCGACGAGGCCGGCCTGCTGGCCGCGCGGCGGCGGATGACGACACTGCGCTGCGCCGACGTCATGTCGCGCGACGTGAAGACGGTGGAATGGGGCACGCCGCTCCAGGAGGCGTGGTCGCTGCTGCGGACGCATCACATCAAGGCCCTGCCGGTGGTGGACCGGGCGCGGCGCGTGGTCGGCATCGTCACGCTGGCGGACTTCATGCGTGGCGCGTCGCTGGACGTGCACGAGGACTGGGCGGCGCGGCTGCGCCACTTGATCCGCTCGACACCGGCCACGCACAGCGACAAGGCCGAGGTGGTCGGCCAGATCATGAGCCGGCAGGTGCGGGTGGCCAGCGCGGACCGGCCGCTGGCGGACCTGGTGCCGCTGTTCGCGGCGACCGGGCACCACCACATCCCCATCGTCGGCGAGGAGGCGCGGCTGGTGGGCATCCTGACGCAGTCGGACCTGGTGTCGGCCCTGGCGCGCGTGGACCGGCTCTGA
- a CDS encoding chorismate lyase: MGIADRWGLRAWLRAPGSLSKRLAATGRRYEVQVLRQTTAPLRPQERAALGLPKRGLTLVREVLLRVDGQPLVWARSAVHGHAVAGPWKALKGLGSRPLGHLLYDDPRIHRSELQPRRVTRHGATHRQMQRQWLAATGTEAPAQMQWSRNSVFTRHGQQLRVMEMFVPDVALRDPGPLRRKSRPRR, from the coding sequence ATGGGGATCGCTGATCGCTGGGGCCTGCGTGCGTGGCTGCGCGCGCCGGGCTCGCTGAGCAAGCGCCTGGCCGCGACCGGCCGTCGCTATGAGGTGCAGGTGCTGCGCCAGACCACCGCGCCGCTGCGGCCGCAGGAGCGCGCCGCGCTGGGGCTGCCCAAGCGCGGACTCACGCTCGTGCGCGAGGTGCTGCTGCGCGTCGACGGGCAGCCGCTGGTGTGGGCCCGCTCGGCGGTGCATGGCCACGCGGTGGCCGGTCCCTGGAAAGCCTTGAAGGGACTGGGCAGCCGGCCGCTCGGCCATCTGCTCTACGACGATCCCCGCATCCATCGCAGCGAGCTGCAACCGCGGCGCGTGACGCGCCATGGCGCGACGCACCGCCAGATGCAGCGCCAATGGCTGGCCGCCACGGGGACCGAAGCGCCCGCGCAGATGCAGTGGTCGCGGAACTCCGTCTTCACCCGGCACGGGCAGCAGCTGCGGGTGATGGAGATGTTCGTGCCCGACGTCGCGCTGCGCGATCCCGGACCGTTGCGACGCAAGTCGAGGCCGCGCCGGTGA
- the proC gene encoding pyrroline-5-carboxylate reductase, with protein sequence MSSCIAFIGGGNMASAIVGGLRRAGFPAEDLLVVEPFEAQRDRLAADFGIQPLAAADASLARARAVVWAVKPQLFQEAAVPVAPHVASALQLSVMAGLRSDAIARPTGASRVVRGMPNTPALIGQGITGLFASEAVTADDRALVEQLLQPTGRTVWVDNEGDLDTVTALSGSGPAYFFFLVEHMVAAARALGLDEAKARELALATCGGAAALALQSGDSPTALREKVTSKGGTTHAAITSLQADGVGEAIERAVKAAHRRAGELGDEFGRA encoded by the coding sequence ATGAGTTCCTGCATCGCATTCATCGGCGGAGGCAACATGGCCAGCGCCATCGTCGGCGGCCTGCGCCGGGCCGGTTTCCCGGCCGAGGACCTGCTGGTGGTCGAGCCTTTCGAGGCGCAGCGCGATCGGCTCGCCGCCGATTTCGGCATCCAGCCGCTCGCGGCGGCGGATGCCTCGCTCGCGCGGGCTCGCGCGGTCGTCTGGGCGGTCAAGCCGCAACTCTTCCAGGAAGCCGCTGTGCCCGTCGCGCCTCACGTCGCCAGCGCGTTGCAGCTGTCGGTGATGGCGGGCCTGCGCAGCGACGCGATCGCGCGTCCGACCGGCGCGTCGCGTGTGGTGCGAGGCATGCCCAACACGCCGGCGTTGATCGGGCAGGGCATCACGGGGCTCTTCGCCAGCGAGGCCGTCACCGCCGACGATCGCGCGCTGGTCGAGCAGCTGCTGCAGCCGACCGGACGCACGGTGTGGGTCGACAACGAGGGCGACCTCGACACGGTCACCGCGCTGTCGGGCTCGGGACCGGCCTACTTCTTCTTCCTCGTCGAGCACATGGTCGCCGCGGCGCGCGCGCTGGGCCTGGACGAGGCCAAGGCGCGCGAGCTCGCGCTGGCGACCTGCGGCGGTGCCGCGGCGCTGGCGTTGCAGTCGGGCGATTCGCCGACCGCGCTGCGCGAGAAGGTGACGTCCAAGGGCGGCACCACGCACGCCGCGATCACCAGCCTGCAGGCCGACGGCGTGGGCGAAGCGATCGAGCGCGCGGTGAAAGCCGCGCACCGACGCGCCGGCGAGTTGGGCGACGAGTTTGGCCGCGCTTGA